The DNA region AGAATTAAAATTAACACATAGGTCCTAATTTTTATGATCAAGCGAAATAATACCAAGTAGTTCTCTTAGGGAGAAAAATCTATCTTCAAGTAAATGCTTAGTAAAAATGTCTGCTAGTTGATTAGTGGTGCCAACAAATGATAACTCTATATCTCCCTTAACGACATGATCTCTAATGAAATGATATTTAATATCTATATGCTTTGCCCTAGAATGATGCACAAGATTCTTTGAGAGATATATACCACTAGagttatcacaaaatatttgaatAGGTTTAAAATATAGTTCATAGTTACCCACTTGGTGAGACATCCATAGTAACTGTGCACAACACTGTCCACTGGCAATATATTCTGCCTTAGTTGTGGATAATGCAACTGGGCCTTATTTTTTACTGTTCCATGATATTAACGCCTTTCCCAGTAATTGACATGTTCCACTGGTGCTCTTTCTATCTTCCTTATCACCTGCAAGATCAGCATCTGAAAAATCTTCAAGCTTAAAATTGTTAGAATGTGGGTACCATAATCCATAAGAAACAATTCCTATGAGATAACGAATTGTTCTCTTTACTGCACTCAGATGTAATTCCTTAGGAGCTGACTGAAACCTGGCATATTTACACACACTGAACATAATATCTGGTCGACTGGCAGTAAAGTAAAGTAAAGAGTCAATCATTCCATGGTATTTAGTTTCATCAACTGGATTTTCTTTTTCGTCCTTGTCAAGATTTGTTGACGGGCTCATTGGTGTGCCAATTGCTTTAGCACTAATCACGCCAAACTTTTGAATTAATTCCTTTGTATATTTTGTCTAGCATATGAAAGTTCCTTCTTcagattgttgaatttgaagtccAAGAAAAAACGTAagctctcccatcatgctcatttcaaactcactttgcATGAGATTAGCAAATTCCTTGCACAAAAGGGGGTTAGCACTTCCAAAGAtaacatcatcaacatagacttgaATAATAAGATTACCTTCTGatgatcttttaataaataatGTAGTGTCTGCTTTACCTCTTGAGAAACCATTATCAAGTAGAAATGAGCAAGGCCTTTCGTACCAGGCTCAAGGAGCTTGTTTGAGTCCATACAGAGCTTTAGCCAACTTATACACATGGTAAGGAAATTTTGAGTCTTCAAAACCAGAAGGTTGTTTTACATACACCTCCTCATCAATAAATCCATTTAAAAAGGtgcttttgacatccatttggaaaaGTCTAAATCTTTTGAAGGATGCATATGCAAGAAGAATTCGTATAGACTCTAGTCGAGCTACTGGAGCAAAAGTTTTATCGTAGTCGACTCCTTCCTGCTGAGAGTAGCCTTGGAATGCTAATCTAGCTTTATTTCGCACAACCTTTCCATCTTCATTCAATTTGTTTCTAAAAACCCATTTGGTTCCAACTACGGCAGCATTTGCAGGTTTGGGTAGCAGTTCCCTGACttgatttttatcaaattgaCCGAGTTCCTCCCGCATTGCTTGTACACAGCTAGagtcttttaatgcttcctcaaCCTTTTTTGGTTCGATCTGAGAGATGAGTGCTACATTTGCCTTTTTCTTGAGAGCTCccctggttttcattccttcacTTGGATCTCCTATGATATATTTTTGAGGATATTCCGGTTCACTTCTCCACTCATTTGGACGTGTTCAAATTGTAGGAGTAGTTGACTCCTTCTGTGATTCTGGTTGATTGCTGACTAGTTCATTAGTCGACTCTGTAACAGCGTCTCTGCTATCAGTCGACTTTTATGATTTGCTTGTCTGTGATATTTCTTGGTTGATATCTTCATCACCTGCAACAATTCCTTTCTCGGTCATAGTGTTATTTTCATCAAATATGACATGTACTGATTCTTCTACATATAAAGTACGCTTGTTATAAACTCTAAATGATCTACTATTTATGGAATAACCTAGAAAAATACCTTCAACACTTTTTGGATCAAATTTTCTAAGATTGTCCTTACCGTTATTGTGAATGAAACACTTGGTTCCAAATGGATGAAAATAGCCTACGTTGGGCCGCTTACCTTTCCATAATTTATATGGAGTTTTCTTCAAGAT from Nicotiana tabacum cultivar K326 chromosome 24, ASM71507v2, whole genome shotgun sequence includes:
- the LOC107761209 gene encoding secreted RxLR effector protein 161-like translates to MSPSTNLDKDEKENPVDETKYHGMIDSLLYFTASRPDIMFSVCKYARFQSAPKELHLSAVKRTIRYLIGIVSYGLWYPHSNNFKLEDFSDADLAGDKEDRKSTSGTCQLLGKALISWNSKK